CCTCCATCATCACTCAGCTCATCTGCCTCTAGCAGCAGCTTTCCAGAAGTGCTGCCCCCACTGCCCCCCACAGACGTAGGGAACAGAGGGCCTCCTGCACTCcgtctttctcctcctcccataGAAGAGGCTGAATATGCATCATGAGATGAAGATGAGAAATCACCAGAGTCTCGGGGGCTGAAGTAATTGCTGCTGCTAGGGGACTGATTCTCACTAGCCCTGCTGGATGAATGAGGACGGCCAGAACCTGTGGCTGTGGTGGCGGGTCCAGCTCCCCCAACTCCTGTTGGGCCTCCTGCCCCAGAGGCAACAGCTGCTGTGGTGgccatggtggtggtggtggctgcaGAGGCCCGGCCTTCTCGAAGGAGCTCTGTGCACTTGTCCACAATATGCCACATCTGCAGCACTGAACCAACAGTGAGAAAGTTGACAATGTCTGCAGCAGCCATGCTAAGCCGGCCTGTGTAAGCAGAGGCTAGAACAGTCTCAAAGGCCCCAGGGTCCATGACACTGGGTAGTGAGATTGAAGTCATGCCCTTGAGCAAAACTTGGTCATGGAAGTAAGGGGAAGAAGCAGCCAAGACAGCCCGGTGAGCCCGGAATTCACGACCCTGCACTCGGATGGACACATCACAAAGCTGCCCTTGTAGCCGCTGCTGGTTAAGGGACTCCAGCAGTGCACTGGTCACTTCAGGGAAGGACACATgtaccacagctgctgctggcaGTGGCAGTGGGGGAGGTGCCAGTGACATAGGCAGGGGTAGAGGGGCCCCCtggggagagagtggggatggCTCCATTGCAAGGAAGAACATAGGGAAGGGGGCACCCCCCCCCAGCCAcaggaacagagaaagaggaagggcgGCCGGGGGGGTCtctgtgaaaaaaaagaaaagagatgggtCAGGAAAAGTGAGGGATTCCTTTGGGATGGGGAGCAGCTTCCTTTCCATGCTCTAAGCTCTTTGACTTTAGCCACAGAACAGCACATTAAAgttagaagggagctcagaggcctGGGAGGTGGCTGTGCTGCCGTGAAATGACCACCAGACAGAGTCAACCCCTGGGTTGAGGAGGAACTGGACTGCCAAAAACTGGATGAATGGTGGATTCTAGATCACAGTTTTGctttctccaggcctcagttttctcctctgttaaaTCAGGAGGCTCttctagataatctctaagatcccttccaggccTGATGTTGTGACTACTTAATTAATGTCCTTTCTACTCTGCTAGCTGTCATGTTTACAGATgggggaaaccgaggcccagggaagagaaatcacatACTCTTCCATTCGGGaacctacttttctttttttccccttttgactGTTCTGCCTCCACGTGCAGAAGTGAGAGTCTCACGAATTTCCCCAGGGTGGTCCCCCAAATCCTTCCCTCCCCTTGAAGCCCCACCCCCGGTGCTTCATCAGACCACGCCTCCCTGTTATGACCACGCCCCTCTTCACATACAACTCCGCCCCCACTCAGACCCTGTCTCCTCTGGAATCCCCACAGGCCCCGCCCCCTTCTTAGACCACGCCTCACGGGATCCTCCCCGGCCCCTCCCCCTCACATCTTCTAGACCCCGCCTCTTCACTCCACACCCCCCCATCACTATCCGACCCCACCCCCCTCTGGTCCTCCCACCACTGCACACCCAGCCCTCCCTTCTGGACTAGCCCTCCTCCCCCCTCTAGGCGCGCGTCCCCGCTTACCGGGCCGCGCGCCCCCGGGCCCCCCCGCCCCTCACTCAGCGGCCAGAGCCGCAGCCCGGGCCCCTCCCGCCGCCATCTTGCGCCgtctccctcctccctccgcCCCCGGCCCGCCCCCCGCCCCGCAGACGTTAAGGGAGCCGGCCCATATTCCACCGCCCTACTGGGACAGATTTCGCCGACTCTGCCACTTCCCCTTTAAGGAATAAATACATCACTCCACTTTAAAGGTACCTGTACAATTTCACCACAGCGTGTTCGTGTACCGTTTCAGCCGACTCGGTGTTTTTCCCTTTAAAACAGTAATCCTGCCAGTCCCCATTGACGATAGGTTTAAGAACCAATCAGTTATTGCTTAggtaaaatgaaagcaaatgaaaaaagcTGAAATGAGTTAACTAGCCAATGGTAGCGCAGACGCCTCTGTATTGCTACCATTGGCTACTTGGCTCTGATTTCTACTCCCTCCCCTTCACCCGCCTCCAGGCTGCGATTGCTTGTCTTAGAGAGGGTAGTCAAGTGTGGATTGGCTAAAGAGACTTGAACTTGTCGCTGGATTGGTCCTCTTATTCATGTGGCGCTACGCACGGGGAGCGGGGGAAAGGAGGCCAGGCCGTGGGAAGAGTGTTTTGGCGGCTGGTGTGCTAGCAGGGGTGGTGGAGCAGGGTTCGTAAAGTGTCAGGTGTGGAGAACGAGATCTTGGGCGTAAATTGTGGAAGTCAAAACTAGGGAGAGTTAGTTCTAGTCTGCAGGGCAAAGCAGTCAATCAAAGCTCCGGTCACACTGCTCTCTGGTGGAGTGTACAAAGCCCAAAACTGAAATACTTTTCACAAGTAACTGAGTAGAAGAAAATTATGGAGTGGGTTTGAGAAAGGGATGGGAGCTGCCCAGTGTCGAGGAAACAGGGAAGGAGGTACGTGAAGGATAGAAATGAGAATTAATTACAGTAAGAAAAGAACtttatttagtttcatttttataaatctttAAAGTGTTTATTATTTCCAAAACACCAACAAAAAGGGTACAAGTCagctcccccctccttcccccccaaaaaagccatGGGAAGTGAGGGCAGGGAAAGCCAGACAGCTAGTCAGAGTCTGAGAGGACGATGATCTCTTCAGGGTCACATTGTGTTGCCACACTCATctgggggagaagaaaaagaatttgggagaggtTGGAGGAGGCAGTTGGATATGAGAGGGAAGCTCTATTAAAGGAGcacagatttagacctgaaagtcATCAGTGAGTTCaatattcctcattttacagctcaaaagaggaagaaataatatgCGGACTGTAGCAAATcagaataatgagaaaaaatggtGGACAAAAAAGATGAGCACCCCTCCCTGACCCCCATTTCTAACCTTGCAGGTTGCTGGCCTGGGAGCTTGTGGTCTAGGGGGCCTGGATGGTGGAGGGCTACACCTAGAGCTGGTGACCAGGCCGTGGCTGGGCGAATCTACTCGAGTGGAAGAGTCAGCAACTGGAACCAGGGAAGAAGCCAAGGGGGAGGGGGCAATGGAGAAGTGACACCTCTTTCCATTCTCTCGTTCGTCTGCAGCTTGCACGTCAATGCAGCTGGGGAAACAGCAACTGAGTAAGTATTAGTACTTCTTGAAAAAGCCCTTTTCCCGAATCCCATGTAGTTTATACTCTAAAGATCACTTCATGGCCAAAAAGCACCCCCACTTCCACCCCATTTCTCCTATGCATGTTACCTGCGTCCAATTAGTTCTGTTTCTGCCATGTCTTCCTTCCGAGACTTCTTGAGCGGGGGACTAGGAACCCTCAGGGTATTAGGAGACACCCCACCATTGAAGGAAGTAGAGGTAACAATGGCTGCCCCATTCTCCAGGAagctggtggggaggggaggtacTGGGCACTTCTTGGGAGAAGGGAGGTTCCTATCCTCAGGAGAGGGGACTGTGTCCAAGGGTAAGGCTTCAATCACCAACTCAAATAGTTGGGAGGCTGGGCTTTCAACATCCTGGGACAACTCTTCTGGTGGGAGCTGTTCCCCATTGTCTTCGTTCTCAAGGCAAGTGGGAACAGGTTTCTTCCTTTGAGGTAGGGAGTACGACCCTGACATTCCTGCTTCGTCATCCTCCACTGAAGAGCTGCTGCTGTTGCTCCCTTGTTCAGGCTCCAGATCCTGCTCAGCAGTCCTCTGCAATGGAGATTGAGAAGCTACATATTTCTTACCTGAAAGTTGTAAAAAACAAACAGGAGGCAGGGTTAGTATGGAAAGTGGTTAACAGTAGGAAGAAAATGGGAGTGCAAGATGGGAAACTGAATATGGAGGGAGAAAACAACTTGGGAATGGTACTTGGGAATGGCATCCTCACATAATACCtggctcatcttcctcccctgggccctcctggctctcttccatctcttcctctgaatCGGTGAGctcctcatcttcatcttcatcctcttcctcctcttcatcttcatcatcatcatcatcatcttcatcttcatcctcctcctcctcctcctcctcttcatctgtCTCAACTTTGGAGACAGTGGGGCAGGATGTGGACTTTTCTCCACTAGGGCCCTGCAAGAGAGGGAAGGCCTTTAATGAAACCATTCTCCTAAATCTTTATTCTCCTGAGTATTTCACCTCCCACAACCAGTTACTCTCTTCCCCACAGATTCCCTGTATAAGACCTGGGCAGGATTCAGTCCTTCAGAAATATCTGATCTGACATTGGCATCCCCTGTCCTGCCTCCATACCTCTCCCGAGTCTGTGGATGCTGTTGGAAGGTCTTCATTGTGAGgagagtttccttggcaaaaccgggctctccttctctgtctctcaccctctTCACTCTCATCTTGCATCATTGCATATTTAGAGATCACTTCATCCAGCCGACTGAGTGCCAAGTTTCTGTTCTCCCGAAGCCTACGAGCCAGGACAGGGTCTGACAATGCAGGGTCAATGCCTGAGGTAGGAGGGAGGTGTGCAGTGTGAAGACATGGAACCAGAACGCCTAGCTCCAAAGCCTAAGGAGTAACACCCTCCCCACAGGTCTAGTGTGTGTGGCCCCACTCCCTGTACCTGGCCTATAGTCATCTGTGAGGTGACAGCCAAAGTTGTAGACAAGATCAAGATGGCGCCGCTCCTGTAACTTGGTGCCAACATCTCGAAAGGCATCCTGAGCGAGAAGCTGGAGCTGTCGCCTTGGGAGGCAGAGGCCATGTCTCGTGGCTGCCTTCTCCACAGCCCGAAGGACATCCC
The DNA window shown above is from Notamacropus eugenii isolate mMacEug1 chromosome 2, mMacEug1.pri_v2, whole genome shotgun sequence and carries:
- the DAXX gene encoding death domain-associated protein 6 isoform X1, with translation MAAANSIIVLDDEEEDEAAAQPGPSSPPPNQAQPLAATSDSPQSSGEGSSSSGGSKKCYQLENEKLFEEFLDLCKKQTGEHPEVVPYLCNRRQRARPTFLASAELRNVLSRVLSRAQTRPTKLYVFINELCTLLKAHSIKRKVPLTPASTEPPGDAPPANPSSNPAPTNETAPGSPRPRGSRRQIQRLEQLLALYVGEIKRLQEKELDLSELDDPDSAYLQEGRLKRKLLGLFGRLCELKACSSLTGRVTEQRIPYRGTRYPEVNRRVERLINRPGPDTFPDYGDVLRAVEKAATRHGLCLPRRQLQLLAQDAFRDVGTKLQERRHLDLVYNFGCHLTDDYRPGIDPALSDPVLARRLRENRNLALSRLDEVISKYAMMQDESEEGERQRRRARFCQGNSPHNEDLPTASTDSGEGPSGEKSTSCPTVSKVETDEEEEEEEEDEDEDDDDDDEDEEEEEDEDEDEELTDSEEEMEESQEGPGEEDEPGKKYVASQSPLQRTAEQDLEPEQGSNSSSSSVEDDEAGMSGSYSLPQRKKPVPTCLENEDNGEQLPPEELSQDVESPASQLFELVIEALPLDTVPSPEDRNLPSPKKCPVPPLPTSFLENGAAIVTSTSFNGGVSPNTLRVPSPPLKKSRKEDMAETELIGRSCCFPSCIDVQAADERENGKRCHFSIAPSPLASSLVPVADSSTRVDSPSHGLVTSSRCSPPPSRPPRPQAPRPATCKMSVATQCDPEEIIVLSDSD
- the DAXX gene encoding death domain-associated protein 6 isoform X2, with protein sequence MAAANSIIVLDDEEEDEAAAQPGPSSPPPNQAQPLAATSDSPQSSGEGSSSSGGSKKCYQLENEKLFEEFLDLCKKQTGEHPEVVPYLCNRRQRARPTFLASAELRNVLSRVLSRAQTRPTKLYVFINELCTLLKAHSIKRKVPLTPASTEPPGDAPPANPSSNPAPTNETAPGSPRPRGSRRQIQRLEQLLALYVGEIKRLQEKELDLSELDDPDSAYLQEGRLKRKLLGLFGRLCELKACSSLTGRVTEQRIPYRGTRYPEVNRRVERLINRPGPDTFPDYGDVLRAVEKAATRHGLCLPRRQLQLLAQDAFRDVGTKLQERRHLDLVYNFGCHLTDDYRPGIDPALSDPVLARRLRENRNLALSRLDEVISKYAMMQDESEEGERQRRRARFCQGNSPHNEDLPTASTDSGEGPSGEKSTSCPTVSKVETDEEEEEEEEDEDEDDDDDDEDEEEEEDEDEDEELTDSEEEMEESQEGPGEEDEPGKKYVASQSPLQRTAEQDLEPEQGSNSSSSSVEDDEAGMSGSYSLPQRKKPVPTCLENEDNGEQLPPEELSQDVESPASQLFELVIEALPLDTVPSPEDRNLPSPKKCPVPPLPTSFLENGAAIVTSTSFNGGVSPNTLRVPSPPLKKSRKEDMAETELIGRSCIDVQAADERENGKRCHFSIAPSPLASSLVPVADSSTRVDSPSHGLVTSSRCSPPPSRPPRPQAPRPATCKMSVATQCDPEEIIVLSDSD